The Elgaria multicarinata webbii isolate HBS135686 ecotype San Diego chromosome 1, rElgMul1.1.pri, whole genome shotgun sequence genome has a window encoding:
- the RGS21 gene encoding regulator of G-protein signaling 21 gives MPVKCCFHRSAPKETMAWMESVDTLLANKDGLDAFRSFLKSEFSEENIEFWLACEDFKKTKSAAKMASKAQTIYSEFIQADAPMEINIDFNTRDHITQTISEPTLQCFDDAQRLIYNLMAKDSFPRFLKSEAYKELVNKQQNGNQKRWLPFL, from the exons ATGCCAGTAAA ATGTTGTTTCCACAGGTCAGCCCCTAAGGAAACAATGGCATGGATGGAATCTGTGGATACACTTTTGGCAAATAAAG ATGGCCTGGATGCATTTAGGTCTTTCCTGAAGTCAGAGTTCAGTGAGGAAAACATTGAATTCTGGCTGGCCTGTGAAGACTTCAAGAAAACAAAGTCAGCAGCTAAAATGGCCTCAAAAGCCCAAACGATTTATTCCGAGTTTATCCAGGCAGATGCCCCAATGGAG ATAAACATCGACTTCAATACCAGAGACCACATCACCCAGACTATTTCTGAACCAACTCTTCAGTGTTTTGATGATGCTCAGAGATTAATCTACAATCTCATGGCTAAGGACTCTTTCCCGCGGTTTCTAAAGTCAGAAGCATATAAGGAACTGGTAAATAAGCAACAGAATGGCAACCAGAaaaggtggctgccatttttgtaA